The sequence below is a genomic window from Flavobacterium lipolyticum.
CCGGTAGTTAACTCTGCTGCCATTGCCTGAACGGCAAAATACATCGAATTGAACGGATTTTGATTGATCCATCGGTGCTTAACACTTACGACGCATCTGTCTTTGTCGATTGCCTTTACACGAACGCCACAAATGTAGGCCGACGGCAGTTTGAATAATACAAATTTATTGAGTTTAGAAACCGATAATCCCATGATGTTTATTTTTTTATGTAAAAATACAAAAAAACTATGCGCGCACAATAAATTACAACTACTTTCAAGGACTACCAATAAAATCAGGTACTCCGGATGATTTTCAGCGTTTTATCCGTACTTAAACCATTTTAAACTTGTTAATATTTTGTTAATATTTGGTACTATGCAAAACAAGATACTGTCTTTTAGATATATATTTGCATAAGAAATTACTATATACTTTTAATCATGGAAACAACAACACCACTCATCATGGAAACTTCATCAGAAAAGAACACTGCAACGTTCACACACTTAAGCACTTTAAGTCAGTACATCATTCCATTTGGGAATTACATTTTCCCGATATTAATCTGGACGAGTTACAAAGACAAATCAGAATTTGTAAACCACCATGGAAAACAGACTTTAAATTTTCAACTAAGTCTTCTGCTTTACACTCTGGTTTTGGCCTTAATTGCCATCCCGATCTTCATCACTGTTTTTTTACAAAATATTCCTATGGAAGCTGTATTTAACGACGAAGATTTCATCATCAGAAATTTTGACTTTAATGGAAACATTGCATTATTAAGTATTGGAGCAACAGCCGTTTTACTTTTTGGATTATTAAAATTTGTTGAATTCTTTTTAGTGATTTATGCTTCAATAAAAGCATCAAACGGAGAATTATACAAGTATCCGATAACAATTCCTTTTATCAAGTAGGCCTTGACTTCGCTCAGTCTAACATAAAAATTAAAAGTTATAGTCGGAACCTTATTGACCATCATCAGAAAAGTTCCGAAATCAATCATCAATCATCAATCACCCGAGCCGGAAGGGCAAACCGGCATCTCAATCATCAATCAATCATCAATCAATCATCATCAATCAATCATCATCAATCAAAAAACGAATTGTTCAATCAAAAAAAACAAAATGAAATTATGAACATTGAAAACACAAAAGCACAGATGCGCAAAGGTGTTCTTGAGTTTTGCATCTTATCTGTATTAAAAGAAAAAGATGCCTACACATCAGAAATATTAGACACTTTAAAAAACGCAAAATTACTAGTTGTTGAGGGAACAGTTTATCCACTTTTAACTAGGCTGAAAAACGACGGTTTGCTTAATTATCGATGGGAAGAATCTACTTCAGGACCACCAAGGAAATATTATGGATTAACCGAAATAGGACAAACATTTTTAAACGAACTTAGCGGTACCTGGACAGAATTGTCTGACGCCGTAAAACTAATCACCAATCAAAATCAATAAGTCATGAACAAAACAGTAAATATTAACTTAGGCGGTATGGTTTTTCACATCGATGAAGATGCATATCTAAAACTGACACGCTATTTTGACGCCATAAAACGATCTCTTACCAACTCGTCCGGACAGGATGAAATTATCAAAGATATCGAAATGCGTATCTCAGAATTATTAATTGAGAAACAAAAAAGCGATAAACATGTTGTAGGACTGAAAGATGTGGATGAGGTGATTACCGTTATGGGGCAGCCAGAAGACTATATTCTGGAAGATGAAGAAAAAACTAGTCAGTCTTTTAATGATTACGGAACAAGAAAACACAAAAAATTATACCGTGACAAAGAAAAAGGAATGATTGGTGGTGTAGCAACCGGTTTAGGGCATTATTTTGGAATTGACGCTGTTTGGATCAAAATTATCTTCTTAATATTTGTTTTCGCAGGTTTTGGAACCGGAATCTTAGCGTACTTCGTTCTTTGGATCGTTACTCCTGAAGCGATTACTACTTCGGAGAAACTGGAAATGACTGGTGAACCGGTAACGATCTCGAACATTGAGAAAAAAGTTCGTGAAGAAATTGAAAACTTATCTGATAAATTTAAAAATGCAGATTATGACGCAATGGGAAACCAGGTAAAGTCGGGAGCTGAGAGAATAAGTAGTTCATTTGGAGACTTTATCATGACGGTTTTTAAAATATTTGCCAAATTCTTGGGAGTCATTTTAATCATATCCGGAATCAGTACTTTGATTATGTTGTTAATTGGAGTTTTCACTTTGGGAACTAATGTTTTTGTTGATTTTCCATGGCAAAACTTTGTAGATGCCGGAAACTTTACAGATTATCCGCTTTGGTCATTTGGTTTATTAATGTTCTTTGCTGTTGGAATTCCATTTTTCTTTTTGACCCTTTTAGGTTTCAAATTGTTATCTCCAAACCTGAAGTCTATTGGAAACATTACCAAATATACCTTGTTAGCCATTTGGATTATTGCAGTTGCTATCGCAATCAGCATTGGAATCAAACAAGCGACAGAACTTTCATACGACAACAAAATGGTCGAGAAAAAATCAATCAACATTACTCCAAAAGATACTCTTTTCGTAAAATTCAGATACAATGATTATTATGCCAAAGATCTGGACCACCACAGTGATTTTGAATTTGTACAGGACTCAGCCAACAATCAGTTGATCTATTCTAACGATGTTCGCTTACATGTTTTACCTACAGATGAAGCTGCTCCTTACATTCAAATTGAAAAAACAGCCAGAGGAAACTCGTTTATCAATGCCAAACAAAGAGCAGAAAAAATTAGCTACAAGTTTGAGCTTAACGGAAACCATTTGATTTTAGACAATTATTTCCTGACAGATGTAAAAAATAAATTCAGAGGACAGGAAGTCGATGTATATTTGTACTTACCTGAAGGACAATTATTCAAGCCGGATTCATCTGTACAAGATTATGACGATTCTGACAATGATTTTTTCAACTTACACTTTAGCGGTAACTACAATTACAAAGTACAAGGTTCAAAAATTAAATGTCTTGACTGCCCTGCCGAAGAAAACGAGTATGGAGATGAGTATGACGACACGACTGAAGAAAGTGTTATGGAGAACGATACCGTAAACGAAGTTTCTATTAAAGTTAATGGAAAAGAAATTTTAAACGGAAAGAAAACCAACGGAAGATTAACCACTGATAAAAACGGAGTTGTAATCAAAATTAACTAGGCCATGATAAAAATAATCATTCATATTACAAAATTCATTATTGCAGCAGTTACTGCATTATTGTTTGCCTCTTGTAACTTTAATGTGAATAGTATTAAAGGAAGCGGAAATGTTACTACTGAAAAAAGAACCATACCTGGCAATTTTACAAAAGTGTCGGTTAGCAATGCGATAGATCTTGTTATTATCCAATCTGATTCTACGGAAGTTGTTGTGGAAGCTGACGATAACATACAAAAGGAAATCACAACAAAAGTGGAAAACGGAACGTTATACATCAAATGCAAATACAATAGTTTTCAGGATATTGCCACAAAAAGGGTAACCGTAAAAATGCCTGTTATCGACAAATTAGTCGCCTGGAGCGCCGCATCTATCATAAGTAAAGGCCTAATTCAGGGTCAGGATATTAATATTGAAGCTTCAAGTGCTTCAACTGTAGATGTGAATATCGAATCGGATAACATTACTTGTGATTCAGACAGCGGGAGCTCTATCCGCCTCGAAGGAAAAGCATTAAAAATGCAGGCTTCAGCTTCAAGCGGTGGTAGTGTTAGTGCTCGTAAACTATTGGCAAATGAAATTCATGCAGAAGCCTCAAGCGGAGGAGACGTAAATGTTCATCCAATTGTAAATCTGAAAGCCTCAGCCAGCAGCGGAGGAACTATCAATTATGACATCACTCCAAAAACAATTGAAAAAACTTCAAGTTCGGGAGGAACGATTAGCCAGGGATAAACCTTATTTATCTGTTAAATGTAAAAAAATCATTCATCGAAAGTGGATGATTTTTTTATATTTGTCCAAATCAAATCTTAGAATTAATGAAAAAGAATACAGCCCTTCTTCTATTATTATTATTATTGATCACAACCTTAACTTTCGCACAGCGAAGAGAAAAAATAAAAGGATCTAAAATCGTAACCACTTCGGTAAAAGAAGTTGGTGAATTTGATGGCATTGAAGCGGATGACAATCTGGAAGTTTACCTGGAACGAGGAGAAAAAAACGAAATTAGAATTGAAGCCGATGATAATCTGCATGAAATCATTGGAACGGATTTAAGAGAAAAAGTACTTCGCCTCTATACTGCCAAAGAAAGTACGATCTTCAAAAAATTGGTTGTTCATGTTATTTATACCGGTTCATTAAAAACCGTAATTGCCAAAAATGAGGCTGTAGTCTATGCCATTCAGGAACTTAAGTTAGACGATATCACTTTTCATAGTTTCGACTACGCTAAATTACTGCTCAACGTAAATTCGAAAAAATTCAGTTTGTTTGCAGATGACAGATCCAAAACCGAACTAAACTTAAAATCAGAAGATGCTTCCTTACAGCTAAGCAAAAACGCTTCGATTAAAACATTAGTTTCTGCCATAAAATTCAAATGTGATTTGTACCAAAAAACAACTGCCGCCATTGAAGGTATCGCCGAAAAAGCAACAATTC
It includes:
- a CDS encoding GIN domain-containing protein, translating into MKKNTALLLLLLLLITTLTFAQRREKIKGSKIVTTSVKEVGEFDGIEADDNLEVYLERGEKNEIRIEADDNLHEIIGTDLREKVLRLYTAKESTIFKKLVVHVIYTGSLKTVIAKNEAVVYAIQELKLDDITFHSFDYAKLLLNVNSKKFSLFADDRSKTELNLKSEDASLQLSKNASIKTLVSAIKFKCDLYQKTTAAIEGIAEKATIRLDNNTVFTGIKFTLKEANVTTEGSSVATILVENNLAIAAGDKSEVSLFGSPKIELTRFSEEAKLIKKPSPVKAKATTPLQG
- a CDS encoding DUF4870 domain-containing protein, translating into METTTPLIMETSSEKNTATFTHLSTLSQYIIPFGNYIFPILIWTSYKDKSEFVNHHGKQTLNFQLSLLLYTLVLALIAIPIFITVFLQNIPMEAVFNDEDFIIRNFDFNGNIALLSIGATAVLLFGLLKFVEFFLVIYASIKASNGELYKYPITIPFIK
- a CDS encoding PadR family transcriptional regulator, which encodes MNIENTKAQMRKGVLEFCILSVLKEKDAYTSEILDTLKNAKLLVVEGTVYPLLTRLKNDGLLNYRWEESTSGPPRKYYGLTEIGQTFLNELSGTWTELSDAVKLITNQNQ
- a CDS encoding head GIN domain-containing protein, translating into MIKIIIHITKFIIAAVTALLFASCNFNVNSIKGSGNVTTEKRTIPGNFTKVSVSNAIDLVIIQSDSTEVVVEADDNIQKEITTKVENGTLYIKCKYNSFQDIATKRVTVKMPVIDKLVAWSAASIISKGLIQGQDINIEASSASTVDVNIESDNITCDSDSGSSIRLEGKALKMQASASSGGSVSARKLLANEIHAEASSGGDVNVHPIVNLKASASSGGTINYDITPKTIEKTSSSGGTISQG
- a CDS encoding PspC domain-containing protein, with amino-acid sequence MNKTVNINLGGMVFHIDEDAYLKLTRYFDAIKRSLTNSSGQDEIIKDIEMRISELLIEKQKSDKHVVGLKDVDEVITVMGQPEDYILEDEEKTSQSFNDYGTRKHKKLYRDKEKGMIGGVATGLGHYFGIDAVWIKIIFLIFVFAGFGTGILAYFVLWIVTPEAITTSEKLEMTGEPVTISNIEKKVREEIENLSDKFKNADYDAMGNQVKSGAERISSSFGDFIMTVFKIFAKFLGVILIISGISTLIMLLIGVFTLGTNVFVDFPWQNFVDAGNFTDYPLWSFGLLMFFAVGIPFFFLTLLGFKLLSPNLKSIGNITKYTLLAIWIIAVAIAISIGIKQATELSYDNKMVEKKSINITPKDTLFVKFRYNDYYAKDLDHHSDFEFVQDSANNQLIYSNDVRLHVLPTDEAAPYIQIEKTARGNSFINAKQRAEKISYKFELNGNHLILDNYFLTDVKNKFRGQEVDVYLYLPEGQLFKPDSSVQDYDDSDNDFFNLHFSGNYNYKVQGSKIKCLDCPAEENEYGDEYDDTTEESVMENDTVNEVSIKVNGKEILNGKKTNGRLTTDKNGVVIKIN